One genomic window of Blastopirellula retiformator includes the following:
- a CDS encoding SMP-30/gluconolactonase/LRE family protein encodes MLSASASAEAPKSIGKIERLDPAIDQLIPADSQIEVLADGFDWIEGPVWVPQGKYLLFSDIPPNKIMKWKEGEGVSVYLEPSGYTGKEPFTGKEPGTNGLALDPTGILTACCHGDRNLVKLFDGQRKVIADKYDGKRFNSPNDLVFHSSGDIYFTDPPYGLPKNFDDPGREQDWCGVYRLKKDGQVDLVTSQHTRPNGIALSPDEKTLYVAQSDPKAATITSYPVKADGTVGEGKLFYDGTSQVGKVKGLPDGMAIDAQGNVWATGPGGVLVFTPEGKQIGQLSTGEATSNCTFGADGYLYVTADRYLCRVKTNVSGKK; translated from the coding sequence ATGCTATCCGCCTCCGCTAGCGCTGAAGCGCCGAAGTCGATCGGCAAGATCGAACGACTCGATCCGGCGATCGACCAACTGATTCCGGCCGACTCGCAGATCGAGGTTTTGGCCGACGGCTTTGACTGGATCGAAGGTCCGGTCTGGGTTCCGCAGGGAAAGTACCTGCTGTTTAGCGACATCCCGCCGAACAAGATCATGAAGTGGAAAGAAGGGGAAGGGGTCAGCGTTTACCTGGAGCCGAGCGGCTATACCGGCAAAGAGCCGTTCACCGGCAAAGAGCCCGGGACGAATGGTCTGGCGCTCGACCCGACTGGCATTCTGACCGCTTGTTGCCATGGCGACCGGAACCTGGTGAAGCTATTTGACGGTCAGCGTAAAGTGATCGCCGACAAGTACGACGGCAAACGTTTCAACAGCCCGAACGACCTGGTCTTTCATAGCAGCGGCGACATTTACTTTACTGACCCGCCGTATGGCTTGCCGAAGAACTTTGACGACCCAGGCCGCGAGCAAGATTGGTGCGGCGTTTATCGGCTGAAGAAGGATGGCCAGGTCGACCTGGTTACCAGCCAACATACCCGCCCCAACGGCATCGCGCTGTCGCCGGACGAAAAGACGCTGTATGTCGCCCAAAGCGATCCCAAAGCGGCGACCATCACCAGCTATCCGGTGAAAGCCGATGGTACGGTCGGCGAAGGCAAGCTCTTTTACGACGGCACCAGCCAGGTCGGCAAAGTGAAGGGGTTGCCCGATGGGATGGCGATCGACGCCCAAGGCAACGTCTGGGCGACCGGCCCCGGCGGCGTGTTGGTCTTTACGCCGGAAGGGAAGCAGATCGGCCAGCTCAGCACTGGCGAAGCGACGTCGAACTGCACCTTCGGCGCGGATGGCTATTTGTATGTCACCGCGGACAGGTATCTTTGCCGCGTAAAGACGAACGTGAGCGGGAAGAAGTAG
- a CDS encoding ankyrin repeat domain-containing protein, whose amino-acid sequence MRNLLLLLAVPASLAGYYLWRLRPSEVDWTGLTGIALMALTVIFWSAVLQIAWRDKEDRPDSPSDQPESPSGFEKRRMVVAGLFAMLAIPTMVGGLVWASHFGPQNFHAFQQGLQWDQLALAMRNSELQESIPTSDLRRLPIGLRKAGYRQTDIIDQIRAADAMLVTHTDETETVSLISKIRSGDETAVQALLDSGVDVNIPDPDSGLRPLDEASRCGNPAIIELLKQHGARRSPDA is encoded by the coding sequence ATGCGCAACTTGCTACTCCTTCTAGCCGTCCCGGCCAGCTTGGCCGGGTACTACCTGTGGCGCCTCCGCCCCAGCGAGGTCGATTGGACCGGCCTGACCGGAATCGCCCTCATGGCGCTGACCGTCATCTTTTGGTCGGCCGTGTTGCAAATTGCCTGGCGAGACAAAGAAGATCGCCCTGATTCGCCAAGTGACCAGCCTGAATCGCCCAGCGGCTTTGAAAAGCGACGAATGGTGGTCGCCGGGCTGTTTGCGATGCTGGCGATACCGACGATGGTGGGAGGCTTGGTTTGGGCGAGTCACTTCGGCCCGCAAAATTTCCACGCGTTCCAGCAAGGGCTGCAATGGGATCAGCTTGCGCTAGCCATGCGTAACTCGGAGCTTCAAGAATCGATTCCAACAAGCGACTTGCGACGCCTGCCGATCGGTCTGAGAAAAGCTGGCTATCGACAGACCGATATCATCGATCAGATCCGAGCTGCGGACGCCATGCTGGTGACCCACACCGATGAAACGGAAACGGTCAGTCTGATCAGTAAGATCCGCAGCGGCGACGAAACCGCGGTGCAGGCGCTGCTCGACTCGGGCGTGGACGTAAACATCCCCGACCCTGACAGTGGACTACGTCCCCTGGACGAGGCGTCACGTTGCGGCAATCCGGCGATCATTGAACTGCTGAAGCAGCATGGCGCCCGACGGTCGCCGGACGCGTAG
- the sucD gene encoding succinate--CoA ligase subunit alpha, translated as MSILINKDTKVICQGITGRVGGFHTKGCLDYGTKMVGGVTPGKGGMEVEGLPVWDTVEEAVAATGCEATMIFVPPAGTADAILEALDAEIKVIIAITEGVPVLDMVPVYEKVRASNSVLIGPNCPGVITPEECKIGIMPGYIHKKGPVGVMSRSGTLTYEAVWQLTSLGLGQSTCVGLGGDPIVGTSFIDLLKMFQADGDTEAIMMMGEIGGTAEEEAAEFIKANVDKPVAAFIAGRTAPPGKRMGHAGAIISGGKGTADEKFAALRAAGVEIAESPADMGAALKRAIEKK; from the coding sequence ATGAGCATCCTGATCAACAAAGATACGAAGGTCATTTGCCAAGGGATCACTGGCCGCGTCGGCGGCTTCCATACCAAGGGTTGCCTCGATTACGGCACCAAGATGGTCGGCGGCGTGACGCCGGGCAAAGGCGGGATGGAAGTCGAAGGCTTGCCGGTCTGGGACACCGTGGAAGAAGCGGTCGCCGCCACCGGTTGCGAAGCGACGATGATCTTCGTGCCGCCGGCGGGTACGGCCGACGCGATTCTCGAAGCGCTCGACGCCGAAATCAAAGTGATCATCGCGATCACCGAAGGGGTGCCGGTCCTCGACATGGTTCCGGTCTACGAAAAAGTGCGGGCGTCCAACTCGGTCTTGATCGGCCCGAACTGCCCCGGCGTGATCACCCCCGAAGAATGCAAGATCGGCATCATGCCCGGTTACATTCATAAGAAGGGCCCCGTCGGCGTGATGAGTCGTAGCGGTACCTTGACCTACGAAGCGGTCTGGCAGCTGACGAGCTTGGGCTTGGGGCAGTCGACCTGCGTTGGTCTCGGCGGCGACCCGATCGTCGGCACTTCGTTTATTGATCTGCTGAAGATGTTCCAGGCCGATGGCGACACCGAAGCAATCATGATGATGGGCGAAATCGGCGGTACCGCCGAAGAAGAAGCGGCCGAGTTCATTAAAGCTAACGTCGACAAGCCGGTCGCCGCGTTCATCGCCGGGCGTACCGCTCCTCCTGGCAAACGGATGGGCCACGCCGGCGCGATCATCTCGGGCGGCAAGGGTACCGCCGACGAGAAGTTCGCCGCGCTGCGTGCCGCCGGCGTCGAAATCGCCGAGAGCCCGGCCGACATGGGCGCCGCCCTGAAGCGGGCGATCGAGAAGAAGTAA
- a CDS encoding ArsR/SmtB family transcription factor, which yields MKAIEQTVQPELAFRALSDPTRLRILSLLQRGELCVCDLVNVLDVPQPTASRHLAYLKKAGLVSARKEGLWQYYRLIPPSSAFHRSLLNCVTDSMELLPQLGADGDYLSSCGESDCCD from the coding sequence ATGAAAGCAATCGAGCAAACCGTGCAGCCCGAACTGGCGTTTCGCGCCTTGTCCGACCCGACAAGGTTGCGGATTCTCAGTTTGCTGCAGCGGGGAGAGTTGTGCGTTTGCGATTTGGTGAACGTGCTCGACGTGCCGCAGCCGACCGCATCGCGCCATCTGGCTTACCTGAAAAAGGCGGGTCTGGTCTCGGCGCGTAAGGAGGGTCTGTGGCAATACTATCGCCTGATCCCGCCGAGCAGTGCGTTTCATCGTTCGTTGTTGAATTGCGTGACCGATAGCATGGAACTGTTGCCGCAGTTGGGCGCCGATGGCGATTATCTTTCGTCGTGTGGCGAGAGCGATTGCTGTGATTAG
- the sucC gene encoding ADP-forming succinate--CoA ligase subunit beta, which produces MKIHEYQAKQLLRDAGVAVPRNIVAKTPEEAAKAYEELGGKIAVVKAQIHAGGRGKGTVKDNPDQRGVVLVKSAEEAKAAAAGLIGKELITIQTGPEGKQVNQVLVEEGCDIARELYMGIVLDRAVAKPVLMMSTEGGTEIEEVAAHSPEKILKEHFDPSRGPDAFQVRKLCKKLGLEGATIKSAMKFVSGLCKVYVETDCSLLEINPLVITGSGDMIALDCKMNFDSNGLFRHPEIVALRDLSEEEPAEVKAADTGLSYVKLEGNIGCLVNGAGLAMATMDIIKLHGGQPSNFLDVGGGANVDQVTEAFRILLDDKNVKAVLVNIFGGIMRCTTIANAVVEAYKSVGFNVPLVVRLEGTEVEQGRKILSESGIPIIIGDGLTDAAKKVVAAVA; this is translated from the coding sequence ATGAAAATTCACGAATACCAGGCGAAGCAACTTCTCCGCGACGCAGGCGTCGCCGTTCCGCGAAACATCGTCGCTAAGACGCCGGAAGAGGCGGCCAAGGCTTACGAAGAGCTCGGCGGCAAGATCGCCGTCGTCAAAGCTCAGATCCATGCCGGCGGACGCGGCAAGGGAACGGTCAAAGACAATCCCGATCAACGGGGCGTCGTGTTGGTCAAATCGGCCGAAGAGGCCAAAGCGGCCGCCGCGGGCCTGATCGGCAAAGAACTGATCACCATCCAGACCGGTCCCGAAGGGAAGCAGGTCAACCAGGTGCTGGTCGAAGAAGGGTGCGACATCGCCCGGGAACTCTACATGGGGATCGTGCTCGATCGAGCCGTCGCCAAGCCGGTTTTGATGATGTCGACCGAAGGTGGCACCGAGATCGAAGAGGTCGCCGCCCACAGCCCGGAAAAGATTCTGAAAGAACATTTCGATCCGAGCCGCGGCCCGGATGCGTTCCAGGTTCGCAAGCTTTGCAAGAAGCTGGGCCTGGAAGGCGCCACGATCAAGAGCGCCATGAAGTTCGTCAGCGGCCTTTGCAAGGTTTATGTCGAAACCGACTGCAGCCTGCTCGAGATCAACCCGCTGGTGATCACCGGCAGCGGCGACATGATCGCCCTCGACTGCAAGATGAACTTCGACTCGAACGGCCTGTTCCGCCATCCCGAAATCGTCGCTCTTCGCGACCTGTCGGAAGAAGAGCCGGCCGAAGTCAAAGCAGCCGATACCGGTCTCAGCTACGTCAAGCTGGAAGGGAACATCGGCTGCCTGGTCAACGGCGCTGGTCTGGCGATGGCGACCATGGATATCATCAAGCTGCACGGCGGCCAGCCGTCGAACTTCCTCGATGTCGGCGGCGGCGCCAACGTCGATCAAGTGACCGAAGCGTTCCGCATTCTGCTGGATGACAAGAACGTCAAAGCGGTCTTGGTCAACATCTTTGGCGGGATCATGCGTTGCACGACGATCGCCAACGCCGTGGTCGAAGCGTACAAGAGCGTTGGCTTTAACGTGCCGCTGGTCGTTCGCTTGGAAGGTACCGAAGTGGAGCAGGGCCGCAAGATCCTCTCCGAGTCGGGCATCCCGATCATCATCGGCGACGGTTTGACCGACGCCGCCAAGAAAGTGGTCGCCGCCGTCGCGTAA
- a CDS encoding arsenate reductase ArsC: MKRVLVLCTGNSCRSQMAEALFESLSDGQWQADSAGSKPSGYVHPLAIRAMSELGVDISANESKHVDQFADQPFDLVVTVCDNAKEACPVFPGAKLTLHWPFDDPADATGDDEEKMVMFRRVRDEIKTKIAAYLPTA, from the coding sequence GTGAAACGCGTACTTGTTCTTTGCACCGGCAACTCGTGCCGATCGCAAATGGCCGAGGCCTTGTTTGAGTCGCTCAGCGACGGTCAGTGGCAAGCCGACTCGGCCGGTTCGAAACCGTCGGGTTACGTTCATCCGCTGGCGATTCGTGCGATGTCGGAACTCGGCGTCGATATCTCGGCCAATGAAAGTAAGCATGTCGACCAGTTCGCCGATCAGCCGTTTGATCTGGTGGTGACCGTTTGCGACAACGCCAAGGAAGCCTGTCCGGTGTTTCCCGGCGCCAAGTTAACGCTGCACTGGCCGTTTGATGATCCGGCGGACGCGACCGGCGATGACGAAGAGAAGATGGTTATGTTCCGTCGCGTGCGTGACGAAATCAAAACGAAGATTGCGGCCTACCTGCCGACCGCCTAG
- a CDS encoding tetratricopeptide repeat protein, whose protein sequence is MSELDDALYEQITELSQDGNVLFDDGDLNGAMAKFDAAWALLPEPKTQWEAALWLLAAKGDVHFARQQYSEVVDVLMRAAMCPDGMENPFIHLRLGQAYFELGDQMRAGNELTMAYMAAGADIFEDEDSKYFNYLKTILQPPVGQDTL, encoded by the coding sequence ATGTCGGAGCTGGATGACGCCCTGTACGAGCAAATTACCGAGCTGAGCCAGGACGGGAACGTGCTGTTTGACGACGGCGATCTCAATGGGGCCATGGCGAAATTTGACGCGGCTTGGGCGCTGTTGCCGGAACCAAAGACCCAGTGGGAGGCGGCCCTCTGGCTGCTAGCGGCGAAAGGGGACGTCCACTTCGCCCGACAGCAATACTCCGAAGTGGTCGACGTTCTGATGCGGGCCGCGATGTGCCCCGATGGGATGGAAAATCCGTTTATCCATCTGCGACTCGGTCAGGCCTACTTCGAGCTGGGCGATCAGATGCGGGCCGGCAACGAGCTTACGATGGCGTACATGGCCGCCGGCGCCGATATATTCGAAGACGAGGACTCCAAGTACTTCAATTATCTGAAAACGATCTTGCAACCGCCGGTCGGACAAGACACGCTGTAG
- a CDS encoding DUF1559 domain-containing protein, with protein MSRTRSAFTLVELLVVIAIIGVLIALLLPAVQQAREAARRMSCGNNLKQLGIAMHNYHDVNKKFPPGYFQTLGYENRPFNTSGHQMRYCYARSILPFMEQQALWELLDAGQKQNVPSWEIPGRSEVVQGYMCPSDGAGPKVSEDGFGGNYLGFHGDSRYYDSGGNADERMNGMFCALSKVRMADVVDGTSNTMLMGEINLIPEGGLSAAVTDRRGMYNMCYTGNGTLSAHVTPNSQVPDVQEAGRFVNTDYAPAVSAGSGGVYATYARSRHPGGVQVVLVDASVRFVPETIDSVVWKGAATRSGGEVTPAW; from the coding sequence ATGTCTAGAACGCGGTCTGCATTTACTTTGGTCGAATTGCTGGTGGTGATCGCCATCATCGGGGTTTTAATCGCGCTCCTCTTGCCGGCGGTGCAGCAAGCTCGTGAAGCCGCTCGGCGGATGTCGTGCGGCAACAATCTGAAGCAGCTCGGCATCGCGATGCACAACTATCACGACGTCAACAAGAAGTTCCCGCCGGGCTACTTCCAGACGCTCGGATACGAGAATCGCCCGTTCAATACTTCCGGCCATCAAATGCGGTACTGCTATGCCCGTTCGATTCTGCCGTTCATGGAACAGCAGGCGCTGTGGGAACTGCTGGACGCGGGGCAAAAGCAAAACGTCCCGTCGTGGGAGATCCCAGGCCGCAGCGAAGTGGTGCAGGGATACATGTGCCCGTCGGACGGAGCTGGCCCGAAGGTGAGCGAGGACGGTTTTGGCGGCAACTATCTCGGTTTCCATGGCGACTCGCGGTATTACGATAGTGGCGGCAACGCCGATGAACGAATGAACGGCATGTTCTGCGCCCTGTCGAAGGTCCGGATGGCGGACGTCGTCGACGGGACCAGCAACACGATGCTGATGGGCGAAATCAACCTGATCCCGGAAGGGGGCCTCTCCGCCGCAGTGACCGATCGCCGCGGGATGTACAACATGTGCTACACCGGCAACGGGACCCTCTCGGCCCACGTCACGCCCAACTCGCAGGTGCCGGACGTGCAGGAAGCGGGACGGTTTGTGAACACCGACTACGCTCCGGCGGTCAGCGCCGGCTCGGGCGGCGTGTATGCGACCTATGCCCGCAGTCGTCATCCGGGCGGCGTGCAGGTGGTGCTGGTTGACGCATCGGTGCGTTTCGTGCCGGAGACGATCGACTCGGTTGTGTGGAAAGGAGCTGCGACTCGCAGCGGCGGCGAAGTGACGCCGGCCTGGTAA
- the arsM gene encoding arsenite methyltransferase, with product MSSEQHNAIKSNYGAVATSGLSSEHAGVKAVAAAFGYSDEELSSIPAGANMGLSCGNPTATANLREGETVVDLGCGGGLDVFLAAAKVGPTGKSIGIDMTQQMIDLARKNLVSSDLPLENVEFHLATIDDMPLANSSVDCVISNCVINLAPDKDVVFREIVRILKHGGRVAISDIALKKPLPEELATDISALVGCIAGAIPIEAYKQGLLDAGFAAVEVVDEGADLNAYAKVENQSGCCSPVMSDDPLAVIDTGCCGGPAEPGIHERLAELLKKYDVNDYAASVKVYAVKP from the coding sequence ATGTCCAGCGAACAACACAACGCAATCAAGTCCAACTACGGCGCCGTCGCGACCAGCGGACTATCGAGCGAACATGCCGGCGTCAAAGCGGTCGCTGCGGCGTTTGGCTATTCGGACGAAGAGCTTAGTTCGATCCCGGCCGGCGCCAACATGGGCCTGTCGTGCGGCAATCCGACCGCGACCGCTAACTTGCGCGAAGGGGAAACGGTCGTCGACCTTGGTTGCGGCGGCGGGCTCGACGTTTTTTTGGCGGCGGCCAAAGTTGGCCCCACCGGCAAGTCGATCGGCATCGACATGACGCAGCAGATGATCGACCTGGCTCGCAAGAACCTGGTCAGCAGCGACCTGCCGCTGGAGAACGTTGAGTTCCACCTGGCGACGATCGACGACATGCCGCTGGCCAATAGCAGCGTCGATTGCGTGATCAGCAACTGCGTCATCAATCTGGCGCCTGACAAGGACGTCGTCTTTCGCGAGATCGTCCGCATCCTGAAACATGGCGGCCGCGTCGCCATCAGCGACATCGCCCTGAAGAAGCCGCTGCCGGAAGAACTGGCGACCGACATCTCGGCCCTGGTCGGCTGCATCGCCGGAGCGATCCCGATCGAAGCTTACAAGCAAGGCTTGCTCGACGCTGGGTTCGCTGCGGTCGAAGTCGTGGACGAAGGCGCCGACCTGAACGCCTACGCCAAGGTCGAAAACCAGTCAGGCTGCTGCTCACCGGTGATGAGCGACGACCCGCTGGCGGTGATCGACACCGGCTGCTGCGGCGGTCCTGCCGAACCGGGCATTCACGAGCGTCTGGCCGAACTGCTAAAGAAGTACGACGTGAATGACTATGCGGCGAGTGTGAAGGTGTATGCGGTGAAGCCGTAG
- a CDS encoding DUF1501 domain-containing protein: MIQPFWNLHAGRDGVSHRRGFLRKLCAGAVGGTLALSWRDMMIAQAHELRKRGKSMILLWMDGGPSQFETFNPKIGSKNQGPSGDIATNLPGVRISEHMPHTAQVMDKIALIRSMKSSERDHFRAIKLVRTGYPINPSIPYPTWGSVVARDRWDPTYALPAFVRIGAPRIKTRDVDAGVLGPRYDSFKIATAGELPPDVIPTVEAERLQRRLALSAKFDQQFASTGGAARVHEKQEIYQRTSRFVLSPKLDVFKLDNEPDQLRDQYTRTNFGQGCLLARRLVEHGASFIEVFSTGSTSDQGWDTHKNGWKENPHLAGEIDQAYATLLRDLEQRGMLEDTLVVWMGEFGRTPKFKPDGGREHYSDGWITCLSGGGVKTGQVIGATDKDGVHVSDRPVGVQDLFVTFCQILGMDPHEEYVTDQDQPLALVKGGELIHELF, from the coding sequence ATGATTCAGCCGTTTTGGAATTTGCATGCCGGCCGAGACGGCGTTTCGCATCGCCGTGGGTTTCTGCGCAAGCTGTGCGCCGGCGCTGTCGGTGGCACGCTGGCTCTCTCGTGGCGCGATATGATGATCGCCCAGGCCCACGAGCTGCGCAAGCGCGGCAAGTCGATGATCCTGCTTTGGATGGATGGCGGGCCCAGTCAGTTTGAAACCTTCAATCCCAAGATCGGCTCGAAGAACCAAGGCCCCTCCGGCGACATCGCCACCAACCTGCCTGGCGTGCGGATCTCGGAACACATGCCCCACACCGCCCAGGTGATGGACAAGATCGCCTTGATTCGCTCGATGAAAAGCAGCGAGCGCGATCACTTTCGGGCGATCAAGCTGGTACGCACCGGCTACCCAATCAACCCGTCGATTCCGTATCCAACCTGGGGCTCGGTCGTCGCCCGCGATCGTTGGGACCCGACCTACGCGCTGCCGGCCTTCGTCCGGATCGGCGCCCCGCGGATCAAAACCCGCGACGTCGACGCCGGCGTGCTCGGTCCGCGGTACGACTCGTTCAAGATCGCAACGGCCGGCGAGTTGCCGCCGGATGTGATCCCGACGGTCGAAGCCGAGCGTTTGCAGCGCCGCTTAGCCTTGTCAGCTAAGTTCGATCAGCAGTTCGCTTCGACCGGCGGCGCCGCTCGGGTGCATGAAAAGCAAGAGATCTACCAGCGGACCAGCCGCTTTGTGCTGAGCCCCAAGCTCGACGTCTTCAAGCTCGATAACGAACCGGACCAGCTGCGCGATCAATACACGCGGACCAACTTCGGCCAAGGCTGTCTGCTGGCGCGTCGGTTGGTCGAACATGGCGCCAGTTTCATCGAGGTCTTCAGCACCGGCTCTACCAGCGACCAAGGTTGGGACACGCACAAGAACGGCTGGAAAGAGAACCCGCATCTGGCCGGCGAAATCGATCAGGCCTACGCCACGCTGCTGCGCGATCTGGAGCAACGCGGCATGCTGGAAGATACGCTGGTCGTTTGGATGGGCGAGTTCGGCCGCACGCCAAAGTTCAAACCGGACGGCGGCCGAGAACATTACTCCGACGGCTGGATCACCTGTCTCTCGGGCGGCGGCGTTAAAACCGGTCAGGTCATCGGCGCCACCGACAAAGATGGCGTTCACGTCAGCGACCGCCCTGTCGGCGTGCAGGACCTATTCGTCACGTTCTGCCAAATCCTGGGGATGGATCCGCACGAAGAATACGTCACCGACCAAGACCAACCGCTGGCGCTGGTCAAAGGTGGCGAGCTGATCCACGAGCTATTCTAA
- a CDS encoding DUF1549 domain-containing protein has translation MALRLLTLALLLAGLTAPQLAIAADVLDVSKLPGILLDDAVAVKKGVWHDSRHTSPYVGEGYVHSGTSAMADSKDPKSLTFATVVPEAGEYEVFLAFNGGSNRAQQAPIIIQHQNGESRQRINQRPGPKGPASFQSIGKYHFPSDEKAIVQITNEDAGGIIIADAVLLVAVKDLPKLEKFVAKTVAPGDKKAKQAAEKLATAPPFQRIESSGLATLTPRELDELIETVAGVDNPTPPVDDETFLRRATIDVIGRVPTEAEWQTFLADGSPDKRAKLIDRLLASEEFGANWANYWSDVFSYRTPQPELTFLSYDVPKQWIARQLNDGVGWDEVSYNILTGVGKVADNPAAFYVGYHQADISRLAGESTRIFLGAQIQCAECHDHPFVNMPQERFHQMAAFFVRTKANVPWNDSTQIVVKSKPSGEHKMPESKRIMLPAVFDGEPLAKNTPDIDRRVELARWVVSPENSLFAKAYVNRIWDRLMDRPFCEPVDEITDLAGFPTLPEVHNAVAEHFVANQYDAKSLLRLILNSQAYQRQLPHGDENRGILEASAPEKMRSDEIFASLAVAIDLPNVKGEARKPTGAERFPPPPKSTQDLVRDAFGYDPSLGDQFRPQTMQQAMFMMNNRQLQQQIAADAEARTKLAQILAENDDDNQAIERLFVNVLGRRPTEKDLQISRDYLKQVDDRAAAFEDLLWSLINSAEFTTRR, from the coding sequence ATGGCGCTACGTCTTCTCACTCTCGCACTGCTTCTGGCCGGTTTGACCGCGCCGCAACTGGCAATCGCCGCTGACGTACTCGACGTCTCCAAATTACCGGGGATTCTGCTTGACGATGCGGTCGCCGTCAAAAAAGGAGTCTGGCACGACTCGCGGCATACCTCTCCTTATGTTGGCGAGGGTTATGTCCATAGCGGCACCTCGGCGATGGCCGACAGCAAAGATCCGAAGTCGCTCACCTTCGCCACCGTCGTCCCCGAAGCCGGCGAGTACGAAGTCTTCCTCGCTTTCAACGGCGGATCGAATCGCGCGCAGCAGGCGCCGATCATCATCCAGCATCAAAACGGCGAGTCGCGGCAGCGGATCAATCAACGTCCTGGTCCGAAAGGCCCCGCCTCGTTTCAATCGATCGGCAAGTACCACTTTCCGTCGGATGAAAAAGCGATCGTCCAAATCACTAATGAAGACGCCGGCGGCATCATCATCGCCGACGCCGTGCTGCTGGTCGCGGTGAAGGACCTGCCGAAGCTTGAAAAGTTCGTCGCCAAGACGGTCGCCCCCGGCGACAAGAAAGCGAAACAAGCAGCCGAGAAGCTGGCGACCGCGCCGCCGTTTCAGCGCATCGAATCGTCCGGCCTCGCCACGCTGACCCCGCGAGAACTGGACGAGCTGATCGAGACGGTCGCCGGCGTCGACAACCCGACGCCGCCGGTCGATGACGAAACGTTTCTCCGCCGCGCCACGATCGACGTGATCGGCCGCGTGCCGACCGAAGCCGAATGGCAAACCTTCCTGGCAGATGGTTCGCCCGACAAGCGAGCCAAGCTGATCGACCGTCTGCTCGCCTCCGAAGAGTTCGGCGCCAATTGGGCCAACTACTGGAGCGACGTCTTCAGCTATCGCACGCCGCAGCCGGAACTCACCTTCCTGTCGTACGACGTGCCGAAACAATGGATCGCCCGGCAGCTGAACGACGGCGTCGGCTGGGACGAAGTCAGCTACAACATTTTGACCGGCGTCGGCAAAGTCGCCGACAACCCGGCCGCGTTTTACGTTGGCTATCATCAGGCTGACATCTCGCGACTGGCCGGCGAATCGACCCGCATCTTCCTGGGCGCCCAGATTCAGTGTGCGGAATGCCACGACCACCCGTTCGTCAACATGCCGCAGGAGCGGTTCCACCAGATGGCCGCCTTCTTTGTGCGAACCAAGGCCAACGTTCCCTGGAACGACAGCACGCAAATCGTGGTCAAAAGCAAGCCGAGCGGCGAGCACAAAATGCCGGAAAGCAAGCGGATCATGCTGCCGGCGGTCTTTGACGGCGAGCCGCTGGCCAAAAATACCCCTGACATCGACCGCCGCGTCGAACTGGCCCGCTGGGTCGTCTCGCCAGAGAACTCCCTCTTCGCCAAGGCGTACGTCAACCGCATCTGGGACCGCCTGATGGATCGTCCCTTCTGCGAGCCGGTCGACGAGATCACCGACCTGGCCGGCTTTCCGACCCTGCCCGAAGTGCACAACGCCGTCGCCGAGCACTTTGTCGCCAATCAATATGACGCCAAGTCGCTGTTGCGGCTGATCCTGAACAGCCAAGCCTATCAGCGGCAACTGCCCCACGGCGACGAAAACCGCGGCATACTGGAAGCCTCGGCTCCCGAGAAGATGCGGAGCGACGAGATTTTCGCTTCGCTGGCGGTCGCGATCGATCTGCCCAACGTGAAAGGGGAAGCCCGCAAGCCGACCGGCGCCGAGCGTTTTCCGCCGCCGCCCAAAAGCACGCAAGACCTGGTGCGCGACGCCTTTGGCTATGACCCGTCGCTGGGCGATCAGTTCCGTCCGCAAACGATGCAACAGGCGATGTTCATGATGAACAACCGCCAACTGCAACAGCAGATCGCCGCCGATGCAGAAGCCCGGACGAAACTCGCCCAAATCTTGGCCGAAAACGACGACGACAACCAGGCGATCGAGCGACTCTTCGTCAACGTCCTCGGCCGCCGCCCGACCGAGAAAGACCTACAGATCTCCCGCGACTATTTAAAGCAAGTCGACGATCGCGCCGCCGCGTTCGAGGATCTGCTCTGGAGCCTGATTAACTCGGCCGAGTTCACCACTCGCCGCTAG